In Verrucomicrobiota bacterium JB022, a single genomic region encodes these proteins:
- the leuC gene encoding 3-isopropylmalate dehydratase large subunit — protein MGKSLFQKVWEAHTVRRLSNGQTQLLIGTHLIHEVTSPQAFGMLRDRGLTVKYPHRTFATVDHIVPTNEAVEPYSDSLAQAMIEELRKNCEQYNVTFFDTHTGKQGIVHIVGPEQGITQPGTTIACGDSHTSTHGAFGAIAFGIGTSQVRDVLATQTMALSPLKVRRINVDGKLAPGVYAKDVILHIIRVLGTKGGTGFAYEYAGEVFDNFTMEERMTVCNMSIEGGARVGYVNPDETTFEYLKGRPYSPKGAAWDAAVERWKSFASDADCEYDDVVNIRAEDIAPTVTWGINPSQGVFIDENIPAVAEGKTQSERESIAEALEHMKFEGGSPIKGKKIDVAFLGSCTNGRLSDLKEVAKYIQGHKVHPSVKAICVPGSQVVAQLAIELGLDKIFREAGFEWRGAGCSMCLAMNPDKLVGDQLSASSSNRNFKGRQGSVTGRTLLMSPIMVAAAAITGEVSDAREVFGLLPEPVGA, from the coding sequence ATGGGCAAAAGTTTGTTTCAGAAAGTCTGGGAGGCGCATACGGTGCGCCGTCTGTCCAACGGGCAGACCCAGTTGCTGATCGGGACCCACCTCATCCACGAGGTGACGAGCCCGCAGGCGTTTGGTATGCTGCGCGACCGCGGCCTGACGGTGAAATACCCGCACCGCACCTTCGCGACGGTAGACCACATCGTGCCGACCAATGAAGCGGTCGAGCCTTACTCCGACTCGCTCGCGCAGGCCATGATCGAAGAGCTGCGCAAGAACTGCGAGCAATACAACGTTACTTTCTTCGATACGCACACGGGCAAGCAAGGCATCGTGCACATCGTGGGGCCGGAGCAGGGCATCACCCAGCCGGGCACCACCATCGCGTGCGGCGACAGCCACACCTCCACCCACGGTGCGTTTGGCGCCATTGCGTTCGGTATCGGCACGAGCCAGGTGCGCGACGTGCTGGCCACGCAGACGATGGCCCTCAGCCCGCTGAAGGTCCGTCGCATCAATGTGGACGGCAAGCTCGCCCCGGGCGTCTACGCCAAGGACGTGATCCTGCACATCATTCGCGTGCTCGGCACCAAGGGCGGCACGGGCTTTGCCTACGAATACGCCGGTGAAGTGTTCGACAACTTCACGATGGAAGAGCGCATGACCGTGTGCAACATGTCCATCGAAGGCGGCGCGCGCGTCGGCTACGTCAACCCCGACGAAACGACCTTCGAATACCTCAAGGGCCGTCCCTACTCGCCGAAGGGTGCTGCCTGGGATGCCGCCGTCGAGCGCTGGAAGTCCTTCGCGAGCGACGCCGACTGCGAATACGACGACGTGGTCAACATCCGCGCCGAAGACATCGCGCCGACCGTCACCTGGGGCATCAATCCCAGCCAGGGCGTCTTCATCGACGAGAACATCCCCGCCGTGGCCGAAGGCAAGACGCAGAGCGAGCGCGAGAGCATCGCCGAAGCGCTCGAGCACATGAAGTTCGAAGGCGGTTCGCCGATCAAGGGCAAGAAGATCGACGTGGCCTTCCTCGGCTCCTGCACCAACGGCCGCCTGAGTGACCTCAAGGAAGTCGCCAAGTACATCCAGGGCCACAAGGTGCACCCCAGCGTCAAGGCCATCTGCGTGCCGGGCAGCCAAGTCGTGGCCCAGCTCGCGATCGAGCTCGGGCTCGACAAGATCTTCCGCGAAGCCGGCTTCGAATGGCGCGGCGCAGGCTGCTCCATGTGCCTTGCGATGAACCCCGACAAGCTCGTGGGCGACCAGCTCAGCGCCAGCTCCAGCAACCGTAACTTCAAGGGCCGCCAAGGCTCTGTGACCGGTCGCACGCTGTTGATGAGCCCGATCATGGTCGCCGCCGCCGCCATCACCGGCGAAGTCAGCGATGCCCGCGAAGTCTTCGGCCTGCTGCCCGAGCCCGTCGGCGCATAA
- a CDS encoding site-specific integrase, whose protein sequence is MTSEDKPCHPQRVAKWGDVYLDVPIPYLRFRSSITKNKKEVKLPIDSETLSILRQIRPKEALSSDHVLRYRIPNSTRLQKDLQAVGVVYRMLEGDLDFHALRHTYITGLMAQGVPTQMVQFLARHEDANLSANRYTDVSQLPSAATVQKLVPLGASCTDICTDFTDFCGLSLSSAGNRVLSGREAQAAETDTLSHKLTVHVADHQQDGMVAGAGIEPAT, encoded by the coding sequence GTGACGAGCGAGGATAAACCTTGTCATCCTCAACGGGTTGCGAAATGGGGTGATGTCTACTTGGATGTGCCGATCCCTTATCTGCGCTTCCGCTCTTCGATCACCAAAAATAAGAAGGAAGTGAAGCTCCCGATCGACAGCGAGACGCTCTCCATTCTGCGTCAAATTAGGCCAAAGGAGGCCTTGTCTTCCGATCACGTTCTTCGCTACCGCATTCCAAACTCCACTCGGCTACAAAAGGACCTGCAGGCGGTGGGAGTGGTCTACCGGATGCTTGAAGGCGACTTGGATTTCCACGCGCTACGGCATACTTACATCACGGGGCTTATGGCTCAAGGGGTGCCCACGCAAATGGTGCAGTTTCTGGCCCGGCACGAAGACGCCAATCTTTCGGCCAATCGCTATACCGACGTGTCTCAATTACCCTCGGCCGCAACGGTGCAAAAGCTCGTTCCGCTGGGCGCAAGCTGCACCGATATATGCACCGATTTCACAGACTTTTGTGGTCTTTCGCTGTCATCGGCTGGCAATCGGGTTCTCTCGGGTCGAGAAGCGCAAGCCGCTGAAACTGACACGCTTAGTCACAAATTGACGGTGCATGTCGCTGACCATCAGCAGGATGGAATGGTAGCAGGAGCCGGGATCGAACCGGCGACCTAA
- the recR gene encoding recombination mediator RecR: protein MTPSFDRVQQLLKRLPGLGHRSAERVALHLLVERPQDLPSLLAALQEASETIQRCTECGNLAEEPLCPICQNPQRDAHLLCIVEHVPDLMAIERSSAYRGRYHVLYGKLSPLHQVGPENLNLHHLAERIQRDQVEEVVLALGNDVEGEATCHYLQEEILDPAGVKVTRIGFGLPSGGGVTMADASTLRSALESRRRYE, encoded by the coding sequence ATGACGCCGAGCTTCGACAGAGTCCAGCAACTGCTCAAGCGACTGCCAGGCCTCGGCCATCGCTCGGCCGAGCGCGTGGCCCTGCACCTGCTCGTCGAGCGCCCGCAAGACCTGCCCTCGCTACTCGCAGCCCTGCAGGAGGCGAGCGAAACGATCCAACGCTGCACCGAGTGTGGCAACCTGGCGGAAGAGCCGCTCTGCCCCATTTGCCAGAACCCGCAGCGCGATGCCCACCTGCTCTGCATCGTCGAGCACGTGCCCGATTTGATGGCGATCGAGCGCAGCTCCGCCTATCGGGGCCGCTACCACGTGCTCTACGGCAAGCTCTCGCCCCTCCACCAGGTTGGCCCGGAAAACCTGAACCTGCACCATCTCGCCGAGCGCATCCAGCGCGACCAGGTAGAGGAAGTCGTCCTCGCCCTCGGCAACGACGTGGAAGGCGAGGCCACCTGCCATTACCTGCAGGAAGAGATCCTCGACCCGGCGGGCGTGAAGGTGACGCGAATTGGCTTCGGCCTGCCCAGTGGGGGAGGGGTCACGATGGCCGATGCTTCTACCCTCCGCAGCGCCCTCGAAAGTCGACGCCGCTACGAGTAA
- a CDS encoding YbaB/EbfC family nucleoid-associated protein, translating into MVGVGKLMKQAAKMQQQLQTLQDEMAQTVIEVSGGGGAVNIKITLQQEIKAIQLDPEFLKEDRQLIEETLTEAVREAVNRSKAQSEEKMSAITSGFSLPGMF; encoded by the coding sequence ATGGTCGGAGTCGGAAAACTGATGAAGCAGGCTGCCAAGATGCAGCAACAACTGCAAACCCTGCAAGATGAAATGGCGCAGACCGTGATCGAGGTCTCCGGCGGCGGCGGCGCGGTCAACATCAAGATCACGCTCCAGCAGGAGATCAAGGCGATCCAGCTCGATCCCGAGTTCCTGAAGGAAGACCGCCAGCTGATCGAAGAAACGCTCACCGAGGCCGTGCGCGAAGCCGTCAACCGCAGCAAGGCCCAGAGCGAAGAAAAGATGAGCGCCATCACCTCCGGCTTCAGCCTGCCGGGCATGTTCTAG
- a CDS encoding AAA family ATPase, which translates to MAPRKISFINYKGGVGKTSCIVNVAACLAEMGKRTLLVDLDTQSNASIWLMRLERWNKLNLNGQGSVFSIFEPAQERIKDIIVKDVVIDRSGNQILPGLDLLPTSFNLIDVEHEYQPKDGRPPYVKFQEQLAEVENDYDFIFFDCPPNVLRASQCGLFASNEVYVPSNPDALSLIGFTLLTGKLLQFNERSASFRRSGMGKPAQIQGILFNGIKANMDIEVPKMRMQFRLNQFRNQKKVSANAKIFGASIRDAVVVRRAVTLGLPVVSVGQSPGTDGVLSDYKALARQIMRHGTTSSAL; encoded by the coding sequence ATGGCTCCTCGCAAGATCAGCTTCATTAACTATAAAGGTGGGGTCGGAAAGACCTCCTGCATTGTCAACGTCGCTGCCTGTCTCGCCGAAATGGGCAAGCGCACTCTGCTGGTGGACTTGGACACCCAGTCCAACGCAAGTATCTGGCTGATGAGGCTGGAGCGTTGGAACAAGCTCAACCTCAACGGGCAGGGATCCGTCTTTTCGATCTTCGAGCCCGCTCAGGAGCGGATCAAGGACATCATCGTCAAGGACGTGGTGATCGACCGCTCCGGCAACCAGATCCTCCCGGGCCTCGACCTGCTGCCGACCAGCTTCAACCTGATCGACGTCGAGCACGAGTATCAGCCCAAGGACGGTCGCCCGCCCTACGTGAAGTTCCAGGAGCAGCTCGCGGAGGTCGAAAACGACTACGACTTTATCTTTTTCGACTGCCCGCCCAACGTGTTGCGCGCCTCGCAGTGCGGCCTCTTTGCCTCCAACGAGGTGTATGTGCCGTCCAACCCCGACGCGCTGAGCCTGATCGGCTTTACGTTGCTGACGGGCAAGCTGTTGCAGTTCAACGAGCGCTCGGCCAGCTTCCGCCGTAGCGGCATGGGCAAGCCGGCGCAGATCCAGGGCATCCTGTTCAACGGCATCAAGGCCAACATGGACATCGAGGTACCGAAGATGCGCATGCAGTTCCGCCTCAACCAGTTCCGCAACCAGAAGAAGGTCTCGGCCAACGCGAAGATCTTCGGAGCCTCGATCCGCGATGCAGTCGTGGTGCGGCGCGCGGTAACCTTGGGCCTCCCCGTCGTCTCCGTCGGCCAGTCGCCGGGTACCGACGGGGTGTTGAGCGATTACAAAGCCTTGGCGCGCCAGATCATGCGCCACGGCACGACCTCTTCCGCCCTTTAA
- a CDS encoding SDR family oxidoreductase, whose protein sequence is MKPSHTLALGALGLGAATVWWHQRRPRYSFADRVVVLTGGSRGLGLELARQLAEEGAVLALLARDSDELLTAAHELRALGGAVRCYPCDVGSAEEVEHTMHAIDADLGRIDVLIHNAGRILCAPVDNLRREDFEASMRTHFYGALHTTLAALPIMHRQREARILYVSSIGGKIGIPHMAPYSASKHALAGFARALAAELRPTQIRVTLACPGLLRTGSHRAALFGGKAEAEARVFTAAATAPGVTVSADLAARRLIEACRAGRAEVTFPWQWRMTGAGFELFPEMAQTANGLISRVLPAATPTHTPIRTGKEVRGPQPGVWSKRHEEQLAARMHQH, encoded by the coding sequence ATGAAACCCTCCCATACCCTAGCCCTTGGTGCCCTCGGCCTGGGTGCAGCCACCGTCTGGTGGCATCAGCGCCGGCCCCGTTATTCATTTGCCGACCGTGTGGTGGTCTTGACCGGCGGCTCGCGCGGTCTTGGCCTCGAACTGGCGCGTCAACTGGCCGAAGAAGGGGCCGTGCTGGCCCTACTGGCGCGCGATTCGGATGAATTGCTGACCGCAGCGCATGAGCTACGAGCCCTCGGGGGCGCCGTGCGGTGCTACCCGTGCGACGTCGGCAGCGCCGAGGAAGTCGAGCACACCATGCATGCCATCGATGCCGACCTTGGCCGGATCGACGTGCTGATCCACAACGCGGGCCGGATCCTCTGCGCGCCGGTGGACAATCTGCGTCGTGAGGATTTCGAGGCATCCATGCGCACCCATTTTTACGGGGCGCTGCACACGACCCTGGCCGCTCTTCCGATCATGCACCGCCAACGGGAGGCGCGCATCCTGTATGTCAGCTCCATCGGGGGCAAGATCGGCATTCCGCATATGGCCCCCTATTCTGCCAGCAAGCACGCGCTGGCCGGCTTCGCCCGTGCCCTGGCGGCAGAGCTGCGCCCAACCCAAATTCGTGTAACGCTGGCTTGCCCGGGGCTGCTGCGCACAGGCTCTCACCGCGCCGCCCTCTTTGGCGGCAAGGCGGAGGCAGAAGCCCGTGTCTTTACGGCTGCCGCGACCGCACCAGGCGTCACCGTCTCTGCGGATTTGGCGGCGCGACGCTTGATCGAGGCCTGCCGTGCCGGACGGGCGGAAGTGACCTTCCCTTGGCAGTGGCGCATGACGGGAGCCGGTTTCGAACTGTTTCCTGAAATGGCGCAGACGGCCAACGGGCTCATCTCCCGTGTCTTGCCGGCTGCCACGCCCACCCACACGCCAATTCGCACTGGCAAGGAGGTGCGCGGCCCACAGCCGGGCGTCTGGTCGAAGCGACACGAAGAGCAGCTGGCGGCACGCATGCACCAGCACTAA
- a CDS encoding zinc-dependent alcohol dehydrogenase encodes MKAAVFHRPGKIVYEDVPDPKILDPQDAIIRVTATAICGSDLHIYDGYLPQLKNMVPGHEFMGIVEEVGREVKTLRKGDRVVVPFPIACGCCFFCQHELPGHCEHSNDNYGPEGGLLHQKGGALFGYTGMYGGYDGGQAEYVRVPYADFGPRKVSPALTDEQVLFLTDIFPTGYTGIDWANVQGGETVAVFGCGPVGLMAQKVAWLRGAKRVIGIDKEQYRLDMAKRTAKSETINYKEADPVEVIREMTEGRGADVCVDAVGMEAERSTLDKLGNIVHLQVGTINALRSCFSAVRRGGTVSILGVYGMSYDNFPIGQIFDKGLKIAAGQAPVHKYIDHLCHLVEEGKIVLDDIITHRLPLSEISHGYDIFKKKQDNCVKVVLTP; translated from the coding sequence ATGAAAGCAGCCGTTTTTCACCGCCCTGGGAAGATCGTCTACGAAGACGTGCCCGATCCGAAGATCCTCGACCCGCAAGACGCCATCATCCGCGTCACGGCTACGGCCATTTGCGGGTCCGACCTCCACATCTACGACGGCTATCTGCCGCAGCTCAAAAACATGGTGCCCGGCCACGAGTTTATGGGCATCGTGGAAGAGGTAGGCCGCGAAGTCAAAACGCTGCGCAAGGGAGACCGCGTCGTCGTGCCATTCCCTATCGCCTGCGGGTGCTGCTTCTTTTGCCAGCACGAATTGCCCGGCCACTGCGAGCATTCCAACGACAACTACGGCCCCGAAGGCGGCCTGTTGCACCAGAAGGGTGGGGCGCTCTTTGGCTACACCGGCATGTATGGCGGCTACGATGGCGGCCAAGCCGAATACGTGCGCGTACCCTATGCCGATTTTGGCCCCCGCAAGGTCAGCCCGGCGCTGACCGACGAACAGGTCCTTTTTCTGACGGACATTTTCCCGACTGGGTATACGGGGATCGACTGGGCCAACGTGCAGGGTGGGGAGACCGTCGCCGTCTTCGGCTGTGGCCCCGTTGGCCTCATGGCTCAAAAAGTGGCCTGGCTACGAGGGGCCAAGCGCGTGATCGGCATCGACAAGGAGCAATACCGACTCGATATGGCGAAGCGCACTGCCAAGAGCGAGACGATCAACTACAAGGAGGCCGATCCGGTCGAAGTCATTCGGGAGATGACGGAAGGACGTGGGGCCGATGTTTGCGTCGACGCCGTGGGGATGGAGGCCGAACGCAGCACACTCGACAAGCTCGGAAACATTGTGCACCTGCAAGTCGGCACGATCAACGCGCTCAGGAGCTGCTTCAGCGCCGTGCGCCGTGGCGGCACGGTCAGCATTCTTGGCGTTTATGGGATGTCTTACGACAACTTCCCGATCGGCCAGATTTTTGACAAGGGCCTGAAGATCGCGGCCGGTCAAGCCCCGGTACACAAATACATCGACCACCTCTGCCATCTCGTCGAGGAGGGCAAGATCGTGCTCGACGACATCATCACCCACCGCCTGCCGCTCTCGGAGATCAGCCACGGCTACGATATCTTCAAGAAAAAGCAGGACAACTGTGTGAAGGTTGTCCTGACCCCGTAA
- a CDS encoding ribosome-binding factor A — protein MSQRQIRVNELLKREISMILHTRFRSRATTITILDVDVAPNLRTAKVFYSVFGDESAQRDADHFFTRNHVEIRHYMGKTITLKYLPHLDFVYDPSQERGAEINALLDEMGYSGELKYEPEPEPADEDEDVGDEEGDDDFDSDEAYEDADDDASDYDDEEDDDDFDDDEDYEDEEDDYEDEEDDDEDEERRS, from the coding sequence ATGTCACAGCGGCAGATCCGCGTTAACGAGCTGCTCAAGCGCGAGATCAGCATGATCCTGCACACGCGCTTTCGCTCCCGGGCCACGACCATCACCATCCTGGATGTGGACGTGGCCCCCAACTTGCGCACGGCGAAGGTGTTCTACTCCGTCTTTGGCGACGAGTCGGCGCAGCGCGATGCAGACCACTTCTTCACCCGTAATCACGTCGAAATCCGGCACTACATGGGCAAGACCATCACGCTCAAGTACCTGCCGCACCTCGACTTTGTTTACGATCCCTCTCAGGAGCGGGGCGCCGAAATCAACGCCCTGCTCGACGAGATGGGCTACTCGGGCGAGCTCAAGTATGAGCCCGAGCCTGAGCCTGCGGATGAAGACGAAGACGTGGGTGACGAGGAAGGCGACGACGACTTCGACAGCGATGAAGCTTACGAAGACGCCGACGACGATGCCTCTGATTACGACGACGAAGAAGATGATGACGACTTCGACGACGATGAGGATTACGAGGATGAGGAGGACGATTACGAGGACGAAGAGGATGACGATGAAGACGAGGAACGCCGCTCGTAG